A stretch of the Streptococcus oralis genome encodes the following:
- a CDS encoding histidine phosphatase family protein → MSKVRLYLVRHGKTMFNTIGRAQGWSDTPLTAEGELGIHELGIGLRESGLQFDRAYSSDSGRTIQTMGIILEELGLQGKIPYRMDKRIREWCFGSFDGAYDGDLFMGLIPRIFNVDHVHQLSYAELAEGLVEVDTAGWAEGWEKLSGRIKEGFEAIAKEMEEQGGGNALVVSHGMTIGTIVYLINGMHPHGLDNGSVTILEYEDGQFSVEVVGDRSYRELGREKMEEPSI, encoded by the coding sequence ATGTCTAAAGTAAGATTGTATTTGGTCCGTCATGGGAAAACGATGTTTAACACCATTGGACGTGCTCAAGGATGGAGTGATACACCTCTGACTGCAGAAGGTGAGTTGGGAATCCATGAACTGGGAATTGGCTTGAGAGAGTCTGGCTTGCAGTTTGACCGCGCTTATTCCAGTGATTCAGGTCGCACTATTCAAACCATGGGAATTATCCTAGAAGAACTTGGACTACAGGGGAAAATCCCTTACCGCATGGACAAGCGCATCAGAGAGTGGTGCTTTGGTAGTTTTGATGGGGCCTATGATGGGGACCTCTTTATGGGATTGATTCCGAGAATTTTCAATGTAGACCATGTTCATCAGTTGTCCTATGCAGAACTAGCAGAAGGTTTGGTAGAGGTTGATACTGCAGGCTGGGCTGAAGGTTGGGAAAAACTCAGTGGTCGAATCAAGGAAGGCTTTGAAGCGATTGCTAAAGAAATGGAAGAACAAGGTGGGGGTAATGCCCTCGTTGTGAGCCATGGAATGACGATTGGTACCATTGTTTATCTGATCAATGGCATGCATCCGCATGGTCTGGATAATGGTAGCGTGACGATTCTTGAATATGAGGACGGTCAGTTTAGCGTAGAAGTTGTTGGTGACCGTAGCTATCGAGAGCTCGGACGTGAGAAGATGGAAGAGCCCTCTATTTAG